A region of the Methylobacterium nodulans ORS 2060 genome:
TCGAGCGAACGGCCAGCGCCCTCGGCGGATCTTGGAACGCGTCGAGGACGCCGCCGTTGCCCCAATCGCGAGAGAGGGTGGGCATTCGGCCGTCGAGGCTGCAGGCGACGCCGAACCCGAGACAGAATGTAAGGGTAGCGCGATGGTCGACAGGGACAGGATCACGGGCGCCCCGCGCGAGCTCGGCGGCAAGGTGCAGGGCGCGGTCGGCGACCTCGCTGGCTCGAACCGCGACTCGGTCGAGGGCCGGCTCCGCGAGGCGCAGGGCACCGCCGAGAACCTCTACGGCCAAGCCAAGGATGCCGTTCGGCACGCGGTCGACGAGGTTTCGGACCATGCCGCGGAGGCTTACGACCGGGGCCGCCACTACGCGTGGGAAAGCCACCAGAAATCCGTCGAGTGGCCCCATGCCTCCCTGGTCGTCGCCGGGCTCGTGGGCTTTGGCCTGGGCCTCCTTATCAGCAGGCTCTAAGCCATGCCGCAATGTCACGTCGCCACCGTCGGCAGCTCGTGGGCCCGCGTCGTGTGGCGGGACAAGCGGATTTCAAATTTCA
Encoded here:
- a CDS encoding CsbD family protein, which produces MVDRDRITGAPRELGGKVQGAVGDLAGSNRDSVEGRLREAQGTAENLYGQAKDAVRHAVDEVSDHAAEAYDRGRHYAWESHQKSVEWPHASLVVAGLVGFGLGLLISRL